One window of Trichomycterus rosablanca isolate fTriRos1 chromosome 2, fTriRos1.hap1, whole genome shotgun sequence genomic DNA carries:
- the crtc2 gene encoding CREB-regulated transcription coactivator 2 encodes MNLTGAGGGAAGRAQWPGTLASSFTCNPRKFSEKIALHTQRQAEDIAAFREVMMDITSTRIHAQRVRQVRNLASYYGGSLPNVNQISACSTETQSQILYHPDYSSTTQQHVKTDQGQRDHRPNSHGRPNRRHIDSAPYLSSHMSPPSGPGWRRNWSSRSVNEKKQMDQLPVPTLSRTHSDSALHTSVRMTYIGDPSSAHVLNTCSRKSGSTSFPYPVPLIEENVLEEGRPYKLQKTPSMLSECDTPGNNISGSLPDLSSLCLPSTVPEIFNSEPLSHSSSPSNSTSIQQKSNNVTLSAAMAKSGFSLPGLSTPTPQVVTVNPLLQASLSNPNLKTTHSRHSLCNSLSSTSLCPSLSSSSLKSSLSSQSLQSSYSSSSLGNQSVQSTASTCSYSSGIGGSCSCSSSSLSCSPHACGQVTVPHSASSRRRTPLSPLMMPCGEESLWQLPKQFSPTVSSSLSPIAQGVPLDTSKVPQEVKPLMYPYNQLPLTETQIGNHLSQSWPHDHSLEWHQYSQDTRQQSHRQVLKQPMSQSNSQLYFMQHQHPHCKAQLVNPHHYATQQQMGQQTQNMRYPYQQSQSNQHQPLMCPPNQYPPQHHTQTMQQQQQYPQIDRCLNPQLQLLSNNQHQLQHQLNNDDLQRQQPLHEPNVTAALDEDISWQNHSQNVINMEMLKHSGTCMNTNELSKPQSKKPVSESGRERTAHYSKAIQSQKDRRQLTLMASLSSVDNGSGLLNESYNGLELTPSQTEALSQKLGQLYKLTTISNSKCQDIEEKNLRDLQTHSSEELCFPSTSSTLPSTCLDEEILNLPFSVPEIDLESFALTE; translated from the exons atgaatttgaCAGGAGCGGGCGGTGGAGCGGCAGGACGCGCACAATGGCCTGGTACACTGGCCAGTTCTTTCACTTGCAATCCACGCAAATTTAGCGAGAAAATCGCCCTGCACACGCAGCGACAAGCCGAGGATATCGCCGCCTTCCGAGAGGTAATGATGGACATCACTTCCACCAGG ATTCATGCTCAGAGAGTTCGACAAGTACGAAATCTGGCTTCATATTATGGAGGATCACTGCCAAATGTCAACCAGATATCAGCATGTTCAACAGAGACTCAG AGCCAGATTCTGTATCACCCAGACTATAGTtccaccacacagcagcatgtaAAGACAGATCAAGGACAAAGAGATCACAGACCCAACAGTCATGGACGGCCAAACAGAAGACAT ATTGACAGTGCCCCCTATCTATCATCTCACATGTCCCCACCCTCAGGGCCAGGCTGGCGGAG GAACTGGTCTAGTAGATCTGTAAATGAAAAAAAGCAAATGGATCAGCTGCCAGTACCGACCCTGAGTAG GACTCATTCGGACTCTGCCCTCCACACCAGTGTGAGAATGACGTACATCGGAGACCCAAGTTCTGCCCATGTCCTAAATACCTGCTCGAGGAAAAGTG gCTCCACATCATTTCCTTATCCCGTACCACTGATTGAAGAGAATGTCCTAGAGGAAGGGAGACCTTATAAATTACAGAAG ACACCATCAATGTTATCTGAATGTGACACACCTGGAaataa cATAAGTGGCTCCTTACCAGACCTCTCCAGCCTGTGTCTGCCCTCTACAGTGCCTGAGATTTTTAATTCTGAACCTCTGAGTCACAGCAGCTCACCTAGCAACTCCACCAGCATACAACAGAAATCAAACAATGTTACACTATCTGCAGCCATGGCTAAGAGTGGTTTTTCCCTGCCTG GTTTGTCAACTCCAACTCCCCAGGTGGTTACTGTAAATCCCTTGCTGCAGGCTTCTCTTAGCAATCCCAATCTCAAGACAACACACAGCAGGCACTCACTGTGCAATTCCCTTAGCTCCACATCCCTGTGCCCATCACTAAGCAGCTCGTCCCTGAAGTCCTCCCTTAGTAGCCAGTCCCTGCAGTCTTCGTACAGCAGCTCCTCTCTGGGTAACCAATCAGTACAATCCACAGCAAGCACCTGTAGCTACAGCAGTGGGATTGGTGGGTCTTGCTCTTGCTCCTCTTCCTCACTTTCCTGCTCACCACATGCATGTGGACAGGTTACAGTGCCACATAGTGCTTCATCACGGAGAAGAACCCCACTCAGTCCATTAATGATGCCCTGTGGGGAAGAATCTCTTTGGCAACTACCAAAGCAGTTCTCACCAACTGTGTCTTCTTCACTCTCACCTATTGCCCAG gGGGTACCGCTCGACACCAgcaaagtgccacaagaggtaAAACCACTAATGTATCCATATAATCAGCTTCCTCTGACAGAGACTCAAATTGGAAATCATTTATCTCAATCCTGGCCACATGATCACTCTTTGGAATGGCATCAGTACAGTCAGGATACAAGACAACAAAGCCATCGGCAAGTCTTGAAGCAGCCAATGTCTCAGTCTAATTCACAACTATATTTTATGCAGCATCAACACCCTCACTGTAAAGCACAGTTGGTGAATCCACATCACTACGCAACTCAGCAACAGATGGgccaacaaacacaaaacatgcGTTATCCTTACCAGCAGAGTCAGAGTAATCAACACCAACCGCTAATGTGCCCACCAAATCAATACCCACCACAGCACCACACACAGACAATgcaacaacagcaacaatacCCACAAATTGACCGATGCTTGAATCCACAACTGCAGCTTTTAAGCAATAACCAGCATCAGCTGCAACACCAGTTAAACAATGACGATCTTCAACGACAGCAACCTCTTCATGAACCTAATGTTACAGCTGCACTGGATGAAGATATATCCTGGCAGAATCATTCACAAAACGTTATCAATATGGAGATGCTAAAACATTCTGGTACATGTATGAACACAAATGAACTGTCAaaaccacagtccaaaaaacctGTCAGTGAAAGTGGAAGAGAGAGAACAGCACACTACTCTAAAGCAATACAGTCTCAGAAAGATCGTCGCCAGCTTACTCTAATGGCTTCTTTGAGTTCAGTGGATAATGGATCCGGACTTCTTAAT GAATCTTACAATGGCCTTGAACTGACACCCAGCCAGACAGAGGCTCTCTCACAAAAG cttggtcaACTCTATAAACTTACCACAATATCAAACTCCAAGTGTCAAGATATAGAGGAAAAAAATCTCAGGGACTTGCAAACCCACAGCAGTGAAGAGTTGTGTTTTCCCAGCACAAGCAGTACAT TGCCATCTACCTGCCTGGATGAAGAAATTTTAAATCTGCCATTCTCTGTCCCAGAAATTGACCTGGAGTCCTTCGCTCTGACAGAATAA
- the chrac1 gene encoding chromatin accessibility complex protein 1 translates to MSKKSVENKVDGAVNGKGISLPVSRVKLIMKSSPDVSCIYQDALFLTTKATELFVQHLALTSYNTGSGKDDGTLSYSDLANTAEEIETFQFLTDILPKKILARDYLKSLEEMEDDDN, encoded by the exons ATGTCTAAGAAGAGCGTGGAGAACAAAGTTGATGGAGCTGTTAATGGGAAAGGCATTTCTCTCCCCGTCTCCCGTGTAAAATTAATAATGAAGAGCTCTCCTGATGTATCCTGTATTTATCAGGACGCTCTGTTCTTGACCACGAAAGCGACG GAGCTTTTTGTTCAGCATCTGGCTCTGACTTCATATAATACAGGATCTGGCAAAGATGATGGCACCCTGTCATACAGTGATCTGGCCAACACTGCAGAAGAGATAGAGACTTTTCAATTCCTTACAG ATATTCTTCCAAAGAAAATCTTGGCACGAGATTATCTCAAGTCACTGGAGGAAATGGAAGATGACGACaactga